From Brassica oleracea var. oleracea cultivar TO1000 chromosome C3, BOL, whole genome shotgun sequence, a single genomic window includes:
- the LOC106329614 gene encoding glutathione S-transferase T3-like, whose amino-acid sequence MEARKPIVCGLSARGIIPPLQPEVTDDEVEVVEISNEEEEDVVELSCEDYMKNMGYLIRVEESEADIEPEFRRMLHRMQEEEKKLRQGIKVEEGQSPKSTKRKRRSQQPITQNPYQPVPREPTVEVSASDAFMFGSQWAEDGNEDAEILSDRKERRKWSPTEDGVLISAWLNTSKDPVVGNEQKAVAFWKRIAAYFAASPKLDGAQKREPTHYKARWIKINEGVCKFVGCYEAAMKQRSSGQNEDDVLKLAHMIFFNDHKAKFTLEHAWLELRYDQKWIASSATKDKVQSKRRKLDDQSSTSVPVSHEEEEAMARPESVKAAKAKGKKPLRKQATLEAEEMEKMEFQSFWEIRQKDFALKATLNKQKLLESLVAKSEPLSELEMQLKNKLITDLLA is encoded by the exons ATGGAAGCAAGAAAGCCAATTGTTTGTGGCCTCTCAGCAAGAGGAATCATCCCACCTCTCCAACCAGAAGTTACGGATGATGAAGTAGAAGTGGTGGAGATATCAAACGAAGAAGAAGAAGATGTAGTGGAGTTATCATGCGAAGATTACATGAAGAATATGGGATATTTGATTAGGGTGGAGGAATCAGAAGCTGACATTGAACCTGAGTTCAGAAGAATGCTGCACAGGATGCAAGAGGAAGAGAAGAAGCTGAGACAGGGTATCAAGGTAGAAGAAGGACAATCCCCTAAGAGTACGAAGAGGAAGAGAAGAAG TCAACAACCAATCACTCAAAACCCTTATCAGCCTGTCCCTCGTGAGCCAACTGTTGAAGTCTCTGCGTCGGATGCCTTTATGTTCGGTTCACAATGGGCCGAAGATGGCAACGAAGATGCAGAGATCTTGTCTGACCGTAAAGAGAGAAGAAAATGGTCACCAACAGAAGATGGGGTGCTGATAAGTGCTTGGCTGAACACCTCGAAAGACCCAGTGGTTGGAAATGAGCAGAAAGCAGTTGCGTTTTGGAAACGCATTGCTGCTTATTTTGCTGCGAGTCCAAAGCTGGATGGCGCGCAAAAGAGAGAGCCAACCCACTATAAAGCGAGATGGATTAAGATTAATGAGGGCGTGTGTAAGTTTGTTGGGTGTTATGAAGCGGCAATGAAGCAGAGATCGAGTGGACAGAACGAGGATGACGTTTTGAAGTTGGCTCACATGATTTTCTTCAATGATCACAAGGCCAAGTTCACACTAGAGCATGCCTGGTTAGAGCTACGCTATGATCAGAAATGGATTGCATCGTCTGCTACCAAGGATAAAGTTCAGTCAAAAAGAAGGAAGTTGGATGACCAGTCATCAACCTCAGTGCCTGTAAGCCACGAAGAGGAAGAAGCCATGGCTCGGCCAGAAAGTGTCAAAGCAGCAAAGGCAAAAGGAAAGAAGCCACTGAGGAAGCAAGCGACTTTGGAAGCGGAAGAGATGGAGAAGATGGAGTTTCAAAGCTTTTGGGAGATTAGGCAGAAAGATTTTGCTTTGAAGGCAACTCTTAACAAACAAAAATTGCTTGAGAGCCTAGTTGCCAAGTCTGAGCCATTAAGTGAACTCGAAATGCAATTAAAAAATAAGCTTATTACTGATCTGTTAGCTTGA